TATTCGCCGTGATAACCCGACCGTTTGTGCGACAAGAACCGATGGAGCCCGTGTTTGTCTTGAGGTTGATGCTTCCAAATAGACTATCTCCCATTTCTGGATTGGTAAACCTGGAATGCCAAGGAGTCGGCGCCAAGAGGTGATATAAGAGACTCTTCCAGCTTATTGCATAACATGTAAACAGCAGGGTCATAACATACATACTTGTAGATTTGAGCCCGAGatgcagaaaaagaaagggaagggAGGACagatttggattaaaaaaggagagaaaagggGAGAGGACGGGAAACCGAACACTGCAGATAAGGATTCGGAGCCCTTGGTGGAAACTGAAGGTGAGGATCTAGAGGGTAACGAATGGCAGCTGGTGAGCTGCAATGACAACCGGGTTGATGATGCCCCCAGTAAGGAGGCGGTGCCAACGACTGTCAAACAATCCCTGTGCATGGGCCATGCAAAACCGAGTGGTGAGAGTCTGCAGAATTTGAGTATGCAGAACAATGCGCAGAAGCAGAAACGGCCGGAGAGGGAGTCCCAGCAGGGGCGGCAGGAGGCGGAGCACCAGCAAGGTGAACAAGATGACGAGCTGAAACAGGGACTGGAAAGGCTAGTGAACCTACGGGGTCTGTCAGAGGGGGAACAGAAGCAGCTGTGCAGTCACGAAAATGAAGAAACACATCACACGCAACAGCTCCAGCAGGTTCACGAACGGGATTTACGGACTGAAGGGATGGCAAAAAGCATGTTGTCAGTTGAAGGCGACTTATATGAGACGGGGCTATCTCATGAGGGAGGAAGGAAAGTAGAAACCGTGACCCATCCCCTGCAAGAAAAAGTTCCGCACGAAGTGACGGCACCTTTATGGTCTACCATGCATGATGTCTCATTGGCTGAACaagaaaactctaaaataatgGGATTTTTTTCTACGGAAACCCACGGGCTGGATGGGTTAGTGAGTGAAACCCACGGGTTGGATGGGTTAGATGCAGGAGCTACTAAGGAAACCCACGGGTTGGAACGCGAAAACCACGGGTTGGATGGATTAGTGGGCGGAAAAATGCTGTTTTTTAATATGGAAGAAAGTCAGTCGGATTATGAAGTTGAAAGAGATAATTTGCATGAAGATTCACAAAAAGACTATAGTTCTGAGTCAGGTAGTAGGAAAAATAGGTCTCGGAAGTTAGTTCAAAAAAGGTGCTCCACCAGGGCGGTGATACGCCCTGATAAACTCAATTTATGATTAGTCCAATACTCTTTTGGAACCTTCGGGGTATTGGGACTTCTCAGGCGaggttgaaaaaaattattaaaacccaCAAGCCTAACATTTTAGCTTTGGCGGAGCCTTTCTTAGGGGAGGCTCGTATTCCGGATTTCTTGAGTAAATTTAATTGTGATAATTACACTTCTAATGAAGATGATGCAGGCAAAATTTGGTTATTATGGAACTCGGAGGTTTCAGTCCAAAAGTTGGCTAGTTCTAATCAACTTTTGACGGTCAAAGTGGAAGAAAATGGTCATGGTTTTATTCTTACTGTTGTGTATGCTAAGTGTAACCACAATGAAAGGAAATCCCTTTGGGAGGATTTGGAGGATACAGCTAGTTTCTCTCTTCCTTGGATTATTtgtggggattttaatattatcaaagATGATTCAGAACGCAGAGGCAGACAACCGCGTCAATTCACCGCAATGGCTGATTTTAACCTCTGTATTCAGAACTGTGGTTTGGTGGATATGAGATTTCAAGGCCCAAGTATGACCTGGTGCAATGGTCAAGGCGGACTGGCGAGAAGTTGGGCAAGGTTAGATCGATGTTTTATTGACTCTAATTTTCTTAATTGCTTTCCAAATGTTTTTTATCAGGTTTTGGCTCGCACAACCTCGGGCCATTCTCCCTTGGTGATTCAAATAGGAGAAAATCCTTTCAGGTATGGACCTAACCCTTTTCGTTTTCAATTCATGTGGACCGATCATAAAGATTTTCTGAGTCTTGTGAAAGAGGTTTGGAAGCAGGAAGGTATAGGTGTTGGTCTTAATAAATTGTCTTCTAAATTGAAAAGAGTCAAGATTATCTTACGTGATTGAAATTTCCGTGTTTTTGGCAAGACTACTACTATTATTCATGAGTTGGAACAACGTATTGATAGATTGGAATCCAGTCTGCAAAATTGCTTTAATACTGAGGATGATAATGATTTAATGGTTTCCAAGTTTGAATTATCGACTTGGATGAGCCGAGAAGAGACGCGCTTGTCTCACTTGGCcaaaaaaaattggttgaagGATGGggatcaaaactcaaaattttttcatgctattTTGAATGTTAAAAAGCATAATAGGGTTAGTGATATGTTTTTGGTTGACGGTACTCATATAAATTCCCCTGTTAAAATTCATCAAGCTGCTGTTGATTATTTTAAGGAATTTTTGGGGCATCATAATAGTTGTGATATGTCTGACCTTAACCATCTTATTTCTCCTGTGATATCTAATGAGGAGAACCTTATGCTTTGTAAAGATCATTCTATTGATGATATTAAAGATGCCCTCTTCAGTATTCCTATTGATAGCAGTTCGGGTCCGAATGGTTTTGGCTCTGGTTTCTTTCGTACTTGTTGGGAATTTGTTAAGGAGGATCTCTTGGAAGCCACCCTTGAGTTCTTCCACTCGCACCACTTGCCCAGGTATTTCACTGCTTCCTATATAGTTTTGATTCCTAAGGTTGATAAGCCGaatggttttgataaatttagacctaTTAGCCTCTGCTCTGTCTTCTATAAGATTTGTACCAAGATCATTGTGGCTCGGTTGACTAATCTGCTAGCTAAGATGATAGCTCAAGAGCAGGGGGCTTTTATTCCTGGTCGTagcatttttgagaatattagcttAACTCCGGAAATGGTCcactctattaataaaaaatctgttgGCGGTAATGTGGTTATTAAGCTTGATATGTCTAAGGCCTATGATAGAGTTGATTGGAAGTTTCTTCTTCATGTTTTGGATGCTTTTGGTTTCTCAGCTcaattttgtgatttaattaaagCTTGCATATCTACGccttggtattctattatgatgaatggtactcCCAAAGGCTTCTTTAAGAGTGAGAGGggattgaggcaaggtgatccgTTATcaccttatttattcattatattgcAGGAGGTCCTCTCTCGCCTTCTTAAACAAGCTTTTGACTGTGGTcttattaatcttttttctcAAGCTAGAAGCACCCCTCTTGTTTCTCATCtcatgtatgctgatgatattggATCTTTGCTAATGGTAGTAAAAAGTCTATGAAAGGATTGACTCAAGTTTTGAACTCTTATGAAGCGTGGTTGGGTCAAATCCTCAGTAAAGCTAAGAGCgccatttttttctctaaacatGTGTCTATGGCTAGGAAAAACTCTATTCTTCGTATTTCTGGTTTTTCTGAAGGGTTTTTCCCTTTTAAGTACCTAGGTGTGCCTATTGTTACTGGTAGGTTGAAGGCCTCTGATTTTACTGATCTGCTTggtaaagttaaaaaaaaaattgcaggttggaagatgaaattaCTCTCTGTTGGTGGTCGAACTGTTTTGTTGCGTCATGTTCTTTCGAGTATGGCCACTCATCTGCTTGCTGTCTTACATGTGCCTAAGATTGTGATCAGGgaattgaataagattttgagttctttcttttggggtgaatcTGAAGGAAAGGGTAAAagaaaatgggtggcttggaaaAAGATTTGTTGTCCCATTGAAGAAGGCGGGTTAGGTATTAGGGACTTTGGGGATACCCAGAGGGCCCTTCACATGAAACTTGCCTGGAGGTTGATGTCTGAAAACTCCTTGTGGGCAGATTTTTTCAAAGGCAAGTATGTCAAGGAGAATCATTTATCCCTTTTAGGGCATAATAAGGGCACTCGGTTTTGGAAGTCTATTGTCAATAGTATCCCTGATATTATGCATAACTCTAAATGGATTGTTAGGGAGGGTAACCTTTCTTTCTAGTATGATAATTGGGTAGAGGGTGGTCCCCTACATGCCCATTATCCTGTTATTGATCCTATGATTAAGATTAAAGAGTGTCGTATTGAAAATGGCTGGGATATTCCTCTTCTGGAAAGACTTGTGGGTCAACAAAAAGCTAATGAGGTGTGTCAACTCTTGGCTAGAAGGAAGGAGGGGCAGGACGTGCTAGTTTGGTTGAAGGAGAAGGATGGTAGTTTTTCTACTAAAAGTGCTTGGGACTGCATTAGGGTTCATGCGCCTCCTCTTAATTGGGCTCACTGGATTTGGCACAATaatatcccaaaaaaaatttctataatgATGTGGAAGGCCTCCAATAATTGCTTGAGTGTGGATGCCAAGATTAAAATGACTGGGATCCCGATGGTGTCTAAGTGTAATTGTTGTGCTTCGGGAAACATGGAGGATCTTAATCATGTCCTTTGTACTGGTGATTTTGCTAGACATCTTTGGCGTAAGGCGGCTATTCAGTTAGGTGTGCACATGGGTGTTTTTCGTACTTGGCAAGAACAAATTGATTTTTGGTTCCGTCGGGCTAGCAAGTCCTCTCAAGTTAAGACTATATTTGGTTTGATCCCCTCCATTGTTTCTTGGAAACTTTGGGAGAGGCGCTGCAAAGCTAGATATGATGACCTTTTGGATACCATGGAGACAGTTTGGCTTTCTATTAAAAGTTGGATTGGTAGAATCATGCAATTGAACAAAAATCCTACGAGATTTCCTAATCAAGATGTTgccattttaaaaagaatggaCATCCATGTTTTGCCTCCGAGAGCTAAGAAAATCTCTGTGGTGAAATGGAACCCTCCCCTGCGGGATAGGGTTAAGCTTaatacagatgggagtagtATGGGCAATCCTGGCCCATCCGGGGCTGGGGGTGTCATTCGTGATGCCAGTGGTAAGATGTGTGTTGCTTTTATTGTTCCCTTGGGCCAGGGGTCTAATAATCTTGCTGAATTGAGAAGTTTGCTTGAAGGTGTCCGGAGATGTTGTCATCTTGGTTTTTTTCGAGTGGATATTGAGATTGACTCCCAAATTCTGgttaattggattaaaaaaggATATTGTGACCTTTGGTACCTtgaggattattgggatgagCTTCAAGTCTGCATGGAACAACTGGATTATAGAGTGAATCAtgtctttcgtgaaggtaatgccGTTGCTGATTTCCTTGCCAAAATGGGAGCGGAGGGCTTGAATATGGAGTGGTCTGAGGATCGTGGTAATTTGCCTAGTAAATTAAGAGGTCTTCTGCGCATGGATAGAATTGGTCTCCCCTATTTGCGTATATCGTAGTGAGGTACTTTCTAATTCCAGCCGGTTTTCTTACTTTCCTCTTATATGTCCGAGCTGTTTTTTTCTTGCAGGTGTTTTTTAGGTTGGCTGGATTGAAtcctttgtattttctttaaaactggCATTTAGTTTGAGGCCTAGGGTTTTTGTGAGGTCTGGGTTCTGGTCCTTTTTGCTTATGTATAACCCCCAGACTTCTggtttgtaaccacggttttcctccgccacaagtgagggttctttaataaaattggggtaccgtcctcttctcaaaaaaaaaaaaatatatatcgatGTCACGCGCCGGCCGGCCCCGTCTTTcctgaaaatataatttagaacCTATTATTATTGACAACTAGCTAGAGGCTTATTTTATTCTCACAAATTTCTCTTTCTTCGTTGTATGTCCTCCTGGTTCCTCTAGTTGTCATCCATCGTCTTTGCTCCGTTCGTTCGTGAGAGTATCGCCTCCAACGATATTTTTGGAGTAAACTATCGGCTGGTAGTGCACGTGGTATATACCGAGTACCGCACGTCCTCGGAGACTCCTTCAACCCTTGACAAATCGTTGCTCTTCTTCCCATCATCTTCCATGTGATATATACTAATAGAGAAATGCTGAATGCAGTCGCTTCGTGCAAACGGTGGGTAAACGTTGCTGATgtggaaaaaaatttaaacataccGTTTCGAAAAAATTAAACGCACACGACCACAGATTCCCTCTCCCCAGTTTCTCTCCTCAGTTTCTTCAGTTTAACGCGTTTGATGAGCTCGAACCTTCCTCGAATCCCAGCCTCCTCCCTTCCTCGACGCGTCCAGGGTAAATCTAATTGAATATAAAAACTATAGCTttgtgaatctctctctctctctctctctctcttgttgtgCGCCATCTTTCATTTTCTCGTTTGCCTCACAGAATTCTTCAGCCTATATTTTTGCtcatttgatttttgttaattttcttaatttttgactAAAATTCTGATTATAAGTGGGCGGGTATGATTGTATGAGGGTGTACTGTAGTGAATTGAGGTTGGGGAAAAGAAGATTCACCTAACCATTATGTTTGGGACGGCGATTAGGTATATGGCAAAGAAGCCCAAACCCAAGATGAAACCGATAGAGCTTAAAAAGCTGCCAGAGCAAACGCAGAGTTTAGATCTGAGAGGAACAACACCACGAAGCCGAAGCCGAAGCCGAAGACGATTGACCAGAGCACGAAAGAAAGCTGGAAtccgaaagaaaaaatagaattttcttctgtttttcattttcatttttgcatatcttttttttttctttttttttttctttttaacatccACGTCAGCCGACTCCGCGCCGACTGTAGTCAACGACTATACATAGCAGCTCTGATactaatatatagactaaatttactaataaaagtttagtatatgactatatgtaaatatcatactattaaaaatttacaatattactactatgttgttctaaattactaatgtataaatataatagcatgtaatactaatgtatatataatatactataaacactaagatgcataataacatcaacatgtaatattgtaatacatatactaatggataaacactaatctataaatttataataacatataatactaatgtataataactaaagtattattcatataaattttatataacaatatcttgtattaattatattttttgacctaataaattctcaacatattcattttgataaatatattagtaattctaatatacattagtataataattagatttatggcctaatactaatactattagtaaaccactttaagcctatatataaattactatataaatcactatagtatcaattactaatactatattactatatgatactattaactatagtgatatattagtattagacattagtatactaatactatcagtgatatagttagtgtaatataataatatttatactaatactattatatagttatactaaattaaaatcactatagcaaatattaatatatagttatgctaatcactataactaatactaatactaatatagactatagttataacttatagtattaaaactatactaaatcactataacttatactaatatattatatagttatactaaatcactataactaatactaatatagttatactaatcactataattatatatagtattaatatcactattagtataatactataatatatagtattgataataactaatactaatataagtattagtataactaatatttatatatattaatatatatatatatatatatcaagtataagagattagagatttaatatatatatatatatatcaagtatattagtttattactaatatttcatatacggtgccttttttttaatattcatatataataatatatatcatatatttttttataaattttcatatatatataatatataaaatagattcatattagttagtatactactatacaatacggcgccgtttctattgcaatagaactttccttttaatttttgaatgcatgttagtatgttacttgttttatttagttgtattttttgttataatcaaaagtttaattagtttagattgtaatgttgagaaaattgaaatttgaaagctcataatttttttttttttaaaaaagcgggtcaaatatgaagttaaaaaagataaaaataataataaaaaaatccgactccgttCCGataagtcggagtcggagtcgaagaGGATTTTGTATGTCtcggagtcggattcggaggtcggattcgacctccgacaaagtcggagtcggagtcggaggttgggccctctgACTCCGAAAgcgtcggtgctcagccctagttAGGCTTTTGACAAACAGAGATCGTGAAATTGGTTTACTGCATTTTGTCCTCTTTTTTTTGTCCCCTCAAAATACGCTATTTTGGCACTCAAAAATATTTGTAGAGGTGTAGGATACacttggagaatgagatgagataaaaattttataaataataataagataatttatgaatggATGCGGCTAGGAGCTAGATGGGAGTGAAACTTCATTTTACACccactaataataataagacaCGTAGGAACTCTACGAAAATTAAACATGGAGCTGCATGCAATGAGTTTGTTTCCCTCCTCCCCCATACACACAAAACCCTATATTCACTCTATTGTCCCCACACACCCATCGTTGTCCCACTCACCACAACCCTCGTCCCTcctctcccaaaaaaaaaaaaaaaaattcttggttACTTAGAGCTGCATATTCCTCTATCTATTAAGGAGTTTTTTTCCCTTGCATGTCttgttcataaatatttttcccCTTTGGTAGGaggttttcaattttaatttattctttctacCCTACTTCTTGACATTAGTCCTGTAATAAagttggaattttcttttgtaatttggaAGCGTTTGCATCCTTGGTGTTATGATCTCACTTCACCGCTTGGAACAGTTTAGCCTAAACTACTTCGATATTTTGGTGACTTGTACATTTTGGCTAGTAAAACCATCTTGACGAAGACGAAAATGGATTTGAATCTCTTGAAAGAAGATGGGAACTGtcgagagagatagagatgaaGATGCGTTTGAATCTCTTGAAGAAAGATGGGATCTgttgagagagacagagagggagTTTCGATGCATCGAGAGAGAGGTTCGGGGGAGAAGAgaggagggaagagagagagagaagagaagggaGATGGGAGAATGGACTCGCACCCACCATAAGTCCAATGAATCTACAACGTGTTGCTCTTTTAGTGGAGggtgtaaaaagaaaaatggcacTCCGATCGGTTTGAAGATTTTCCCTTTGTAAacagtgagatagtttgaattaagtatttattgagttttgagaaatcaaagagaaaaagttgaataaaaaatattataaaattaaaatattatagaatataattttttaatatgatttttattttaaaatttaaaaatattgatttttttatttgaaaatttgataaagttgaaaaaattataatgattaatttgaaagtgtttttttgtaaattataaaataataatggttaattgtaaaatcagtatttgtttttttcctttttgtaatttgaaacctcaatttaaacttttgcaAAAATTAATATCTGATGTTAAAAAATTCGCAATTAGCTAGGTACC
This genomic interval from Juglans regia cultivar Chandler chromosome 3, Walnut 2.0, whole genome shotgun sequence contains the following:
- the LOC108988642 gene encoding uncharacterized protein LOC108988642, translated to MQKKKGKGGQIWIKKGEKRGEDGKPNTADKDSEPLVETEGEDLEGNEWQLVSCNDNRVDDAPSKEAVPTTVKQSLCMGHAKPSGESLQNLSMQNNAQKQKRPERESQQGRQEAEHQQGEQDDELKQGLERLVNLRGLSEGEQKQLCSHENEETHHTQQLQQVHERDLRTEGMAKSMLSVEGDLYETGLSHEGGRKVETVTHPLQEKVPHEVTAPLWSTMHDVSLAEQENSKIMGFFSTETHGLDGLVSETHGLDGLDAGATKETHGLERENHGLDGLVGGKMLFFNMEESQSDYEVERDNLHEDSQKDYSSESGKIWLLWNSEVSVQKLASSNQLLTVKVEENGHGFILTVVYAKCNHNERKSLWEDLEDTASFSLPWIICGDFNIIKDDSERRGRQPRQFTAMADFNLCIQNCGLVDMRFQGPSFGSHNLGPFSLGDSNRRKSFQTTTIIHELEQRIDRLESSLQNCFNTEDDNDLMVSKFELSTWMSREETRLSHLAKKNWLKDGDQNSKFFHAILNVKKHNRVSDMFLVDGTHINSPVKIHQAAVDYFKEFLGHHNSCDMSDLNHLISPVISNEENLMLCKDHSIDDIKDALFSIPIDSSSGPNGFGSGFFRTCWEFVKEDLLEATLEFFHSHHLPRYFTASYIVLIPKVDKPNGFDKFRPISLCSVFYKICTKIIVARLTNLLAKMIAQEQGAFIPGRSIFENISLTPEMVHSINKKSVGGNVVIKLDMSKAYDRVDWKFLLHVLDAFGFSAQFCDLIKACISTPWYSIMMNGTPKGFFKSERGLRQGDPLSPYLFIILQEVLSRLLKQAFDCGLINLFSQARSTPLVSHLMYADDIGSLLMVVKSL